The proteins below come from a single Myxocyprinus asiaticus isolate MX2 ecotype Aquarium Trade chromosome 28, UBuf_Myxa_2, whole genome shotgun sequence genomic window:
- the LOC127419136 gene encoding extended synaptotagmin-1-like isoform X2 encodes MNKILQQAWPFIGQYLEKLLVETIAPSIRTASAHLQTLSFTKVDLGDRAMKVVGVKAYTEHDKRQVILDLYISYAGDMEINVEVKKYFCKAGVKGIQLHGKLRVILEPLIGDVPLVGAITMFFIRRPKLDINWTGLTNLLDIPGLNAISDTMIMDAIASFLVLPNRLTVPLVANLHVAQLRSPLPRGIVRIHLLEAENLAAKDNYVKGIMSGKSDPYAVLRVGTQIFTSHHVDNNLNPQWREMYEVIVHEVPGQELELEVFDKDPDQDDFLGRLKLDLGIVQKAVILDEWYTLKDAPSGQVHLRLEWLSLLPSAERLTEVLQRNENITISSKTADPPSAAILTVYLDRAQDLPFKKGNKDPSPMVQVSVQDTTKESRTVYGTNNPVWEDAFTFFIQDPRKQDIDIQVKDDDRALTLGSLSVPLSHLLSSIELSMDQWFQLEKSGPASRIYITFLLRLLWLNEEAIPTTPVSPIPGEGNTESEVSPGATKVTPTSKRPEHTSPDSSFTSEGVLRIHLVEAQSLIAKDSLMGGMMKGKSDPYVKIRVGGMTFKSQVIKENLNPVWNELYEVILTQLPGQEVEFELYDKDIDQDDFLGRVKVSLRELISAQFNDQWYTLNDVKSGRLHLVMEWLPKVSDATRLEQILRYNSQQSYLNKTVPSVAMLFVYIERAHGLPLKKSGKEPKAGVELSIKNVSYRTKVCTRSTSPHWDEAFHFLIRDPREDTLIVKLSHSWGQALGALVFPVRELLVEKDLLLDRWFSLDGAMPESQILLRAEVKLLDCKLAQCSDGTAGAEEVPSGEAASAANREFRHRNVHAQGGEDARASRKAQVKLTIAYSSEENRLVITIHACRNLPSYFKDSPDTYVTFILQHDKNRNTKKKTSVKKKNLKPEFNERFDFDMSLVEAKQRHIELSVKNSVSFMSREKELLGMLHIDLNQLDLKTGVTQWYDLLDETN; translated from the exons ATGAACAAG ATATTGCAGCAGGCCTGGCCGTTCATTGGACAGTATTTGGAGAAGCTTCTAGTGGAGACCATTGCTCCTTCGATCCGAACCGCCAGCGCTCATTTACAAACACTAAGCTTCACCAAAGTTGACTTGGGAGACAGG gCTATGAAGGTAGTTGGGGTAAAGGCCTACACTGAGCATGATAAGCGTCAAGTGATTCTGGATCTTTATATCAG CTATGCTGGAGATATGGAGATAAACGTTGAAGTGAAGAAGTACTTCTGTAAAGCAGGAGTGAAGGGTATTCAG CTCCATGGGAAGTTGAGGGTGATCTTGGAACCCCTAATTGGAGATGTTCCTCTTGTTGGAGCCATCACCATGTTCTTCATTCGCAGACCT AAGCTGGACATCAACTGGACTGGCCTGACCAATTTATTAGACATACCTGGTTTAAA TGCCATATCGGACACTATGATAATGGATGCAATCGCCTCTTTCCTGGTTCTCCCCAATCGTCTCACTGTACCTTTGGTGGCCAACCTGCACGTAGCACAGCTCCGTTCCCCTCTTCCACGG GGTATAGTGCGTATCCACTTGCTGGAGGCAGAAAACTTAGCTGCCAAAGATAACTATGTGAAAGGCATTATGTCTGGGAAATCGGACCCGTATGCTGTGCTGCGGGTGGGCACACAGATTTTCACCTCCCACCATGTGGACAACAACCTCAATCCTCAGTGGAGGGAGATGTACGAG GTTATTGTTCATGAAGTGCCTGGTCAGGAGCTCGAGCTGGAGGTGTTTGATAAAGACCCTGACCAGGATGACTTTCTTGGAAG gttGAAGCTGGATTTAGGTATTGTACAGAAAGCCGTAATTTTGGATGAG TGGTACACTCTGAAGGATGCACCATCAGGTCAGGTTCATCTCAGGCTGGAATGGCTCTCTCTGTTGCCCTCTGCAGAGCGCCTGACTGAG GTGCTGCAGAGGAATGAAAACATTACAATTTCCAGTAAAACAGCAGATCCCCCATCTGCTGCCATTCTGACTGTGTACCTGGACCGGGCCCAAGATCTACCT TTTAAGAAAGGTAATAAGGACCCCAGCCCCATGGTACAGGTTTCTGTGCAGGATACGACCAAAGAGAGCAGG ACGGTGTATGGGACTAATAATCCAGTGTGGGAGGAtgcctttacattttttattcaggACCCTCGTAAACAAGATATCGACATCCAG GTGAAAGATGATGACAGGGCTTTGACTCTGGGCAGTCTGTCTGTCCCCCTCTCCCATCTTCTCTCCAGCATTGAGCTTAGCATGGATCAGTGGTTTCAGCTGGAAAAGTCTGGACCGGCCAGCCGCATCTACATCACATTTCTGTTGAGG TTGTTGTGGCTGAATGAGGAAGCAATCCCAACCACACCTGTATCTCCAATACCAGGAGAGGGGAATACTGAATCTGAGGTGTCTCCAGGGGCAACAAAAGTGACCCCCACCTCCAAACGTCCCGAGCACACCAGCCCAGACAGCAGCTTTACCTCTGAG GGTGTTCTGCGGATCCACCTGGTAGAGGCCCAAAGTCTCATTGCTAAGGACAGTCTAATGGGTGGCATGATGAAGGGAAAGAGTGACCCTTATGTGAAGATCCGGGTGGGAGGAATGACCTTCAAGAGTCAGGTCATCAAAGAGAACCTCAACCCTGTCTGGAATGAACTTTATGAG GTGATTTTGACCCAGCTCCCAGGTCAAGAGGTAGAGTTTGAGCTGTATGATAAAGACATTGATCAGGACGACTTCCTCGGCAG AGTCAAAGTGAGCCTCAGAGAGCTCATTAGTGCTCAGTTTAATGACCAG TGGTATACTCTGAATGATGTGAAGTCTGGACGTCTTCATCTGGTGATGGAATGGCTGCCTAAAGTGTCAGATGCCACCAGACTTGAACAG ATTCTGCGTTACAACTCTCAGCAGTCTTACCTGAATAAAACAGTTCCCTCTGTTGCAATGCTGTTTGTGTATATTGAGAGAGCACATGGTCTACCT TTGAAGAAGAGCGGCAAAGAGCCGAAAGCAGGTgtagagctgtcaatcaaaaatGTGTCCTACCGGACAAAA GTTTGCACACGCTCGACTTCTCCACATTGGGATGAAGCTTTTCATTTCCTGATTCGTGACCCAAGAGAAGACACACTTATTGTCAAA cTCTCTCACAGCTGGGGTCAGGCTCTGGGTGCTCTTGTGTTTCCTGTGAGGGAGCTGCTGGTTGAGAAAGATCTGCTGCTGGACCGCTGGTTCAGTCTGGATGGAGCCATGCCTGAGAGTCAGATCCTGCTGAGAGCTGAAGTTAAG CTCTTAGATTGTAAATTGGCACAGTGTAGTGATGGCACAGCCGGTGCAGAAGAAGTTCCCAGTGGAGAGGCAGCTTCTGCAGCCAATCGTGAGTTCAGGCACAGGAATGTGCACGCCCAAGG AGGTGAGGATGCTAGAGCAAGTAGAAAAGCCCAGGTGAAGCTCACTATTGCTTATTCATCTGAGGAGAACAGATTAGTTATCACCATCCATGCCTGTAG GAACTTGCCATCTTACTTTAAGGATTCCCCAGACACTTACGTCACATTCATTCTCCAACATGACAAGAACCGTAACACCAAAAAAAAGACCAGTGTTAAGAAGAAAAACCTTAAGCCTGAGTTCAATGAGAG GTTTGATTTTGACATGTCACTTGTAGAAGCTAAACAGAGACACATTGAACTGTCTGTCAAAAACAGTGTTTCCTTCATGAGTCGTGAAAAAGAGCTTCTTGGAATG CTTCATATAGACTTGAATCAGCTGGATCTCAAAACAGGAGTAACACAGTG GTATGACTTGTTGGATGAGACCAACTGA